From Streptomyces sp. HUAS MG91, the proteins below share one genomic window:
- a CDS encoding segregation/condensation protein A, whose amino-acid sequence MNDSSSLSPDRGARRRALGRGALAAPEEAEPEAVEPAHEAPAEEVPAEEAPDDGRFKVRLANFEGPFDLLLQLISKHKLDVTEVALSKVTDEFMAHIRAMGPDWDLDQTTEFLVVAATLLDLKAARLLPAAEVEDEADLALLEARDLLFARLLQYRAYKRIADIFTARMDDEARRYPRTVGLEPHHAELLPDVVISIGAEGFAKLAVKAMQPKAKPQVYVEHIHAPLVSVQEQAGVVMARLRDLGEASFRELVADTDDTLTVVARFLALLELYREKAVALDQETALGELLVRWTGGDGDERPVVTDEFDRAPEPVGDDKESAR is encoded by the coding sequence GGCCGTCGAGCCCGCTCACGAGGCCCCGGCCGAAGAGGTCCCCGCCGAGGAGGCGCCGGACGACGGGCGCTTCAAGGTCCGGCTCGCCAACTTCGAGGGTCCCTTCGATCTGCTCCTGCAACTGATCTCGAAGCACAAGCTGGACGTCACCGAGGTCGCCCTGTCGAAGGTCACCGACGAGTTCATGGCGCACATCCGTGCCATGGGGCCCGACTGGGACCTGGACCAGACGACGGAGTTCCTGGTCGTCGCCGCCACGCTGCTGGATCTGAAGGCCGCCCGGCTGCTCCCGGCCGCCGAGGTCGAGGACGAGGCCGACCTCGCGCTCCTGGAGGCCCGGGACCTGCTCTTCGCCCGGCTGCTCCAGTACCGCGCGTACAAGCGGATCGCCGACATCTTCACCGCGCGCATGGACGACGAGGCGCGCCGCTACCCGCGGACCGTGGGCCTGGAGCCGCACCACGCCGAGCTGCTGCCCGATGTCGTCATCAGCATCGGCGCCGAGGGGTTCGCGAAGCTGGCCGTGAAGGCGATGCAGCCGAAGGCCAAGCCGCAGGTGTACGTCGAGCACATCCACGCCCCGCTGGTGAGCGTGCAGGAGCAGGCGGGCGTGGTCATGGCGCGGCTGCGGGACCTGGGGGAGGCCAGTTTCCGCGAGCTGGTGGCCGACACCGACGACACCCTCACCGTCGTCGCGCGGTTCCTGGCGCTCCTGGAGCTGTACCGGGAGAAGGCCGTCGCGCTCGACCAGGAGACCGCGCTGGGCGAGCTGCTCGTGCGGTGGACCGGCGGTGACGGCGACGAGCGGCCGGTGGTGACCGACGAGTTCGACCGGGCGCCCGAGCCCGTCGGCGACGACAAGGAGAGTGCGCGATGA